One Terriglobia bacterium genomic region harbors:
- a CDS encoding haloacid dehalogenase-like hydrolase, whose protein sequence is MKIQPVLSPAAQLFVDSILAMQPRVAVFDCDGTLWAGDSGADFFYWEVERGLLPAKTAEWAVARYADYKQGNVGEEIMCGEMVTINAQIAEQRMEEESAAMFAQVVEPRIFPEMQHLTRELARAGCSLWAVSSTNVWVVREGVKRFGIPAENVLAASVHIKDGRVTDRLVRVPSGPAKATALREVVRRKVDVCLGNSIHDLEMLQAAQHAVAVNPNPDLEAFAAEKAWKIYWPSGTK, encoded by the coding sequence TTGAAGATTCAGCCCGTGCTCTCTCCCGCAGCACAACTCTTTGTGGATTCGATTCTGGCCATGCAGCCCAGGGTCGCCGTATTTGACTGTGACGGCACGCTGTGGGCGGGCGATTCCGGCGCTGACTTTTTCTATTGGGAAGTGGAGCGCGGCCTGTTGCCTGCCAAGACCGCTGAGTGGGCGGTGGCGCGCTACGCCGACTACAAACAAGGCAACGTAGGCGAAGAAATCATGTGCGGCGAGATGGTCACCATCAACGCGCAGATTGCCGAGCAGCGGATGGAAGAGGAATCGGCGGCGATGTTCGCCCAGGTGGTGGAGCCGCGCATCTTCCCCGAGATGCAGCACTTGACGCGCGAGCTGGCCCGTGCGGGATGCAGTTTGTGGGCGGTGTCGTCCACCAACGTGTGGGTGGTGCGCGAAGGCGTCAAGCGTTTTGGCATTCCGGCTGAGAACGTTCTGGCGGCCAGCGTCCATATCAAAGACGGCCGGGTCACCGACCGGCTGGTGCGCGTCCCCAGCGGCCCGGCCAAAGCTACGGCGCTGCGTGAGGTGGTGCGCCGCAAAGTGGATGTTTGCCTGGGAAACTCAATTCACGACCTGGAGATGCTGCAAGCGGCGCAGCATGCGGTGGCGGTGAATCCCAATCCTGACCTGGAAGCCTTTGCCGCGGAAAAAGCGTGGAAGATTTATTGGCCCTCTGGGACGAAGTAA
- a CDS encoding iron-sulfur cluster assembly scaffold protein translates to MPYSEKILDHFQNPRNVGELDHADAEARLEHPVCGDIMKLAVKLTGGRIEQVRFKTRGCVASIAAGSCLTEMVLGKSPAEARAIQREQLVAALGGLENASMHASHLAMDVLAQVLEKLPA, encoded by the coding sequence ATGCCTTACTCCGAAAAAATCCTCGACCACTTCCAGAACCCGCGCAACGTCGGGGAACTCGACCACGCGGACGCAGAAGCTCGCCTTGAGCATCCCGTCTGCGGCGACATCATGAAGCTGGCCGTCAAACTCACTGGTGGTCGCATCGAACAAGTGCGCTTCAAGACGCGCGGCTGCGTGGCTTCGATTGCCGCCGGCTCCTGCCTTACGGAGATGGTTTTGGGAAAATCGCCCGCGGAAGCGCGCGCCATCCAGCGCGAGCAACTGGTGGCCGCGCTCGGCGGCCTGGAAAATGCCTCCATGCACGCATCCCATCTGGCCATGGATGTGCTCGCCCAGGTGCTGGAAAAACTGCCCGCTTAG
- a CDS encoding extradiol dioxygenase: MISGLHAILYSPDADKVRAFLRDVLGFKSVDAGHGWMIFAVPPAELAAHPVDEGQKPYHELYLMCDDLKATMNDLASKGVKCSAVTEARWGSVTKIQLPGGGELGLYQPRHLTALNL; encoded by the coding sequence ATGATCTCCGGTCTCCACGCCATCCTCTACTCTCCGGACGCCGACAAAGTCCGGGCTTTCTTGCGCGACGTTCTTGGCTTCAAATCGGTGGACGCCGGCCATGGCTGGATGATTTTTGCCGTGCCGCCGGCGGAGCTGGCTGCCCATCCGGTGGACGAAGGGCAAAAGCCTTATCACGAACTCTATCTGATGTGTGACGACCTAAAAGCAACCATGAACGACCTGGCGAGCAAAGGCGTAAAGTGCAGCGCGGTCACGGAAGCCCGCTGGGGATCGGTAACCAAGATTCAGTTGCCCGGCGGCGGCGAACTGGGACTGTACCAGCCGAGGCATCTGACGGCGCTCAATCTCTAA
- a CDS encoding XdhC/CoxI family protein, translated as MDIYEEITRLRKEGRRGALATIINVRGSIPSFETAKMLVREDGSIVGTIGGGCVEAEVWEAAKEVMKCEKPQSLNFNLNNDPKYDTGLVCGGTLEIYVEPVLPVSTLYIFGAGHVAWSLYKTARMAGFDVVVTDDRETYANRERFPDARDVYADEYERVMPQLAPNDSSYIVIVTRGHRDDMRVLRWAAETPAKYVGMIGSQRKTIAIYKELEKEGIAADKLARVFAPVGIDIGAITPEEIAVAITAELIAIRRGSKTALPHMKSAKAAEILKQNLTAD; from the coding sequence GTGGACATCTACGAAGAAATAACCCGGCTTCGCAAAGAAGGACGGCGCGGCGCGCTGGCCACCATCATCAACGTGCGCGGCTCCATCCCGTCGTTTGAGACGGCCAAAATGCTGGTGCGCGAGGACGGCAGCATCGTCGGCACCATCGGCGGGGGCTGCGTGGAGGCCGAAGTCTGGGAAGCGGCAAAGGAAGTCATGAAGTGCGAGAAGCCGCAGAGCTTGAACTTCAACCTGAACAACGATCCCAAATACGATACCGGCCTGGTCTGCGGCGGCACGCTGGAGATTTACGTGGAGCCGGTGCTGCCGGTTTCCACGCTTTACATTTTTGGCGCGGGGCACGTGGCCTGGAGCCTGTACAAGACGGCGCGCATGGCCGGCTTTGACGTGGTGGTCACCGACGATCGCGAGACTTATGCCAACCGCGAGCGCTTCCCTGACGCGCGCGACGTTTACGCCGACGAGTATGAGCGCGTGATGCCGCAACTGGCGCCCAATGATTCTTCCTACATTGTGATTGTCACGCGCGGTCATCGCGACGATATGCGCGTGCTGCGCTGGGCGGCGGAGACACCGGCAAAATATGTCGGCATGATCGGTTCGCAGCGCAAGACCATCGCCATCTACAAAGAGCTGGAAAAAGAAGGCATCGCCGCGGACAAGCTGGCGCGGGTGTTTGCCCCGGTGGGCATTGATATCGGCGCGATCACGCCGGAGGAGATCGCCGTTGCGATTACCGCGGAGCTGATTGCGATTCGCCGCGGTTCGAAGACGGCCTTGCCTCATATGAAGAGCGCCAAGGCGGCGGAGATCCTCAAGCAAAATCTTACCGCTGATTAA
- a CDS encoding nucleotidyltransferase family protein: protein MPLSPSFAGVILAAGASSRMGRDKALLPWQDGTFLSAAIEALRRVTELVIVVAGENHEEVEPIVNAYAAFMVVNPHPEQGQFSSLRIGLQAVMNYGRDAAIITLVDRPAPSDEAIAQIKDAFLSASDQTWAVVPEHGGKHGHPIVIGREMIEVFLRAPASSNARAVEHANQGHILYVAVDDPLVAVNVNTEEDYEKLRLGLVT, encoded by the coding sequence ATGCCTCTTTCACCATCTTTTGCGGGCGTAATCCTGGCGGCGGGAGCGTCGTCGCGCATGGGCCGCGACAAAGCCTTGCTTCCCTGGCAGGATGGAACGTTTCTTTCCGCGGCCATCGAAGCGCTGCGGCGGGTGACGGAGCTGGTGATCGTGGTGGCCGGCGAAAACCACGAAGAGGTGGAACCCATCGTCAACGCCTATGCTGCGTTTATGGTTGTGAACCCGCATCCCGAGCAGGGCCAGTTCAGTTCGTTGCGGATCGGATTGCAGGCAGTGATGAACTACGGCCGCGACGCGGCCATCATTACACTGGTTGACCGTCCGGCGCCCAGCGATGAGGCCATCGCGCAGATAAAAGATGCGTTTCTGTCGGCCAGCGACCAGACCTGGGCCGTAGTACCAGAGCACGGCGGAAAACACGGCCATCCGATTGTGATTGGCCGGGAGATGATCGAAGTATTTCTGCGCGCGCCCGCTTCCAGCAATGCCCGCGCGGTGGAACACGCCAACCAGGGCCACATCCTCTATGTAGCGGTGGACGATCCGCTGGTGGCCGTCAACGTGAACACGGAAGAAGATTACGAAAAACTGCGCTTAGGACTGGTGACTTGA
- a CDS encoding IS1 family transposase — MNRLTTSKRAQIVSALIEGNSIRSIVRMFSVGKDTVLKLLAELGTVCADYHDMAVRNVPAKHVECDEIWSFCYAKKKNVPKDKENITGIGDLWTWTAIEAQSKLIISYACGKRDLNWAKAFIDDLASRVSTRLQITSDGLRFYAEAIEGAFGAEVDYAMLIKQYGAPMQEDSSARYSPAQCIGTTVGIKSGNPDPNHICTSYVERQNLTMRMSMRRFTRLTNGFSKKYENHCHNLAIYFMYYNFCRIHSSLRVTPAMEAGIASHAWNIAELISLLEKKEQIAA, encoded by the coding sequence ATGAATAGATTAACTACATCCAAGCGAGCGCAGATTGTTTCTGCTCTGATAGAGGGAAACAGCATTAGGAGTATTGTCAGGATGTTCTCTGTCGGCAAGGACACAGTTCTTAAACTGCTGGCAGAATTAGGCACTGTTTGCGCTGACTATCATGACATGGCTGTGCGGAACGTCCCGGCGAAGCATGTCGAATGTGATGAGATTTGGAGCTTCTGCTATGCCAAGAAAAAGAACGTTCCGAAGGACAAAGAAAACATCACAGGCATTGGCGATCTCTGGACATGGACTGCGATTGAAGCGCAGTCGAAGTTGATTATTTCTTACGCTTGCGGGAAGCGTGATTTGAATTGGGCAAAGGCATTCATTGATGATCTAGCATCGCGTGTTTCCACTCGCCTACAAATCACCAGCGATGGTCTGAGATTCTATGCTGAAGCTATCGAAGGTGCGTTTGGTGCTGAAGTGGATTACGCGATGCTGATAAAACAGTACGGTGCACCAATGCAAGAGGATTCAAGTGCACGTTACAGCCCTGCTCAGTGTATCGGCACAACTGTTGGAATCAAGAGCGGCAACCCTGACCCGAATCACATTTGTACGAGTTATGTTGAAAGACAGAACCTCACCATGCGGATGAGTATGCGGAGATTCACTCGGCTAACCAATGGGTTTTCCAAGAAATACGAAAACCATTGCCATAATTTGGCGATCTATTTCATGTACTACAATTTTTGCCGCATTCACAGCAGTCTCAGGGTGACGCCTGCAATGGAAGCCGGGATTGCTTCTCATGCCTGGAATATCGCTGAATTGATCTCGCTGTTAGAGAAAAAAGAACAAATAGCGGCCTGA
- a CDS encoding TIR domain-containing protein, with the protein MDVFISWSGERSRAAAEALRGWPPKIINAIKPWLSSEDIDKGARWGTDVASRLEAAKAGIICLTPGNLHSDWILFEAGALSKTLQNTYVCPFLIGLEPSDIKPPLAQFQATRAQKNDVLKLLKNLNSALAESALPEAHIEEAFEVWWPKLESQLKALPVEGSTTKTHRQDRELLEEILSLVRNQNRSSMEALFPKTFDLNDIKTEIDKQAIVRALDASEGSFAHAARLLGISREALQVKAKDYGIVPKRTDTKDPNGAKDT; encoded by the coding sequence ATGGACGTGTTCATAAGCTGGTCTGGCGAACGTAGCCGGGCAGCCGCAGAAGCCCTTCGCGGATGGCCGCCCAAGATCATCAATGCAATCAAGCCTTGGCTTTCATCTGAGGATATTGACAAAGGTGCTCGATGGGGCACCGATGTCGCGTCTCGATTGGAGGCAGCAAAAGCTGGGATCATATGCCTGACTCCGGGTAATTTGCATTCAGACTGGATACTTTTCGAAGCTGGGGCGCTTTCCAAGACTCTTCAGAATACCTACGTGTGCCCGTTTCTGATCGGGCTGGAACCTTCCGACATCAAACCTCCTTTGGCACAGTTTCAAGCCACAAGAGCCCAGAAGAACGACGTCTTGAAGCTACTAAAAAACTTAAACAGTGCGTTAGCTGAGAGTGCTTTGCCTGAAGCGCACATCGAGGAAGCATTCGAGGTTTGGTGGCCAAAATTGGAATCTCAATTGAAAGCATTGCCCGTCGAAGGTTCAACAACCAAAACGCACCGACAAGATCGTGAATTGCTAGAGGAGATTCTTTCACTCGTTAGGAATCAGAACAGATCTTCAATGGAGGCCCTGTTTCCTAAGACTTTTGATCTCAATGACATAAAGACTGAAATCGACAAACAAGCCATCGTGCGAGCGCTTGATGCATCAGAAGGAAGTTTTGCTCACGCGGCGCGCCTGCTTGGCATTAGTCGGGAAGCTCTTCAGGTAAAAGCTAAGGACTATGGAATTGTGCCAAAACGAACAGATACAAAAGATCCCAACGGTGCCAAAGATACTTAG